Part of the Fundulus heteroclitus isolate FHET01 chromosome 20, MU-UCD_Fhet_4.1, whole genome shotgun sequence genome, AGTTGCATTGCCTATCTTTTCTAAGTCTCCCTGCCACAACACACCCATGAGGGGCCCATGCGGGTTGGATGTGGGCCAGTGAGTGGGCCCCAGCTGGGCTGCCCAGCTATTTTTGAATGGGGGTTCCATGGTGGCCTGAGGGTGGGTTTCATATGGGCAACCCAGTTTTCTCCCACATTGGACCCACACTGGACCCTGGGCTGATTATGGGTCCTTATGTCCTACACTGTACCCAGGCTAGCCTTTATTATTACAGGCTATTTAATTTAGGAGTAggttcttattttgttttattactgtattatgtataattttttgtgaatgctgcttgtcaagactttgatgcaatcaactgtgAGTTGCCTCTATCcactatataaaataaaaatgccatgCCATTAATCAAGCTTAAAAGCAATAATAGTATTTTACAGATTAAATCAGATGCATAATACACAGGCACACACAATATGAAACAGATTATAATAACCAGTATAACCAGTTATGAAAGTGTTAtacatcaagaaaaaaaatggaacaggaaaaaaaatggtccCATAACAAATTTTCTTCCGCTGAGCAAGAAGTGGATCTAGTGGGAGAAGGAGGGACCTGTCTGGCCTGTCTATTGGCTCCCCTGTCCCTTGATCAGATCAGCCATTTCGAAGCTGCACTCTCCACATCCTTTCTGGTGATCTGGCTGGTTAAGGTGTTCTTCTTTAAAGCTCCTGCAGGAAATATATGTTATGGTCACTATGATCACAATAAATGAGTATAAATTTCTCTCAACAAAAGTTACTATtgttagaagaaatgtgaatgtaatcattttctatttatctttttattaaggactgttctactgtttttgtaatgaacaGGAGTCGGACCCAAAAACTAcccgaaaacaggtcagtggcgttacgaggtttgtttatttaaaggagaGGGGAAGTGTGGCTCTCGGGACGCTCTGCTTGCGTCTTACCGGCCGGCAATCTCCTGGAGACAAGggaacaggttagtgaccagcgggGCAGAcgtgagaaaacagcaaagctggatcactaacctgatTGCGGGCTGGATTGTTCGGGGAAGGTGGTTCTGGAGATAAGAGGCGTCCGCAGGCAGTTGAGGCCAGCAGGCAGAGTCCGTATGGGGTAACCCAGGGGCGTAAATCCAATGACAGTCCGGGTTCATTAACGTTGGGGCCAAAGATCCAGCAACAGGGATATCCGAGGTCGGGTTCAGGTTCGGTCCAGGTTCGGCACACGGGGAGACAGTCCAGGGGGAAGGGTTTCCAGACAGACATGTATCGGACAGACAGGACCAGAGAGGGCTTCGGCAGGCTCGGGAAAACAGAAGACAGGTCAGGTCggcaacagacaggcaggaatAAACTAACAGGCTTGAAGGTGCTCGGCAAaaggctagagacgttctggcactggagactgagatTGACGGGGCTtttatgcagctggagacaggtggagccagtaaCGTTTAATTGCAGAGAGGTGGAGACTGAGCAGGTGAGTAAAAAGGGGAAatggatcagctccagtgccagaatcattacagttttaacttcacacaggccTAGACAAGGAGTCTCTTGCTATATGTGTTAATCTTACACCTCCTGGTGTACCAACCCCATGTTGTGAAACTCCCCCTTGTCCTTTACACCCATGTTGTGAATTCCTGACCCCTCCTGCCctttctttgatgtctgataataaaggcaaagaGACAGAAGGTAGCCAGCGCAGATGGCCCTTCTGCCCTCTTTTCTTTGAGAAGAGTctaaaacttgtttgtgttgattttctttccagaataaaGGGTTAATAAACTTAACCCTATCAACTATATTACAGTTATTATTATGCATCATGCCCTTACCAAATATGACTTCAAACAGCTTTAAAGTCCTGAATTCCTGCTTTCCATTCCGGCCCACAAAGTTATACTGCCTTGACAGGTCATGGTCCATGGTGAAGACCATCATGCGTCGTGTGGCCTCATCCACAGTGCTCCCTCCAATGTCTGCCACTGCTGTGACCTAAGGGGGAACAAAGTCAGTACaaagttaaatcatttttaatttttttgcagcttttaatggctcgcttttattgacagtagactgacagaAAAGGGGTGGAgaaaggggagagacatgcggcaaaggaccgcgggtcagaccaaaggcctccaaacatgggtcgcgctaccagCTATGCCACGAGCGCACCCCCAGCTAAATCATCTTATAGCCACTGGAGtaaacctgacaaaaagacaaactctggatctagattattttcattgttgattAATCTATCAATATAGATTAATGTATAATTGTTgattatttcaacaattaatcGATTGGttgctataataataaaatgttaaaacattttgaaatatatcGGTGCTTCCCAAATCACTTGTTCTGTCCACAAAACAAAGAGATACTCGGTTTATGGCCATGAATGAACAAAGAAGACCGAGATATTCTTATTTATGAAGCTGAAATCATAGAATTAGGACTATTTTGCTTTAAGAAAACTATAGTTGGCAATTAATTGAATAATTGATTactgtttaatttattgatgATTTGTTGCAGCTCAGATCAGATCTACTGCCAGCCCcccaataaaactgaatttaatttcaCTAGCCTAGACTTTACATACATACCAGTTCAGACATGAAGCTTTGGTCAGACAGTTTTTCCTCCATTACTTCGACCTCCCTAACTGTCTTTAGGGGGAAACCTAAAGACAGTTAGGGAGTTAGTTGATTGcatcgggactttgatgcaatcaactggtttccttatataggacatttttgaccaatctgtataatctgacccaatctgtataatatgattgaacttgactttgtaaagtgccttgagatgacatgtttcatgatttgtcgctatataaataaaattgaattgaattgaattgaattgaaactcTCTGGGATAAAAGAAAGGGTGTCGCCACTGTTGCCACACTGTGCCATGGTTTGGACAGAATCACTCTCCTAGACCTGTAAAATATACAAGCACCATCAGACAATTCATTTATTACCGTGCAGTGAATTAAAGTATTGTAAAAACAGTTGGGTAAAGAAAATACAACACAATATGTTTTGTACAACAGGTGATACATTTGTGCATATAATTATATAACATAGACATCAGTGTTTCCATAGACTGTCAGTGTGTGGTCATGGGAGACGACACCAACATATTAACATATATTAAAACAGACAGTCACACTACCTGCTTTTCTCCTGACAGCCAACTTGTATGTTGCCCAGTCAGGTTTGGGGTCCCTGCCaatattttcttcctttttgttcGGTCTGAAGTCTCCATTAttcctaaaaaaagaaaaaagaaaagaaaaatgttttagtaaTGTGGCTGATCTGCTCCTTCTGCAAGACAAGCCTTCAATATAATCACTACACTATTTTAAAGATAGCATTAGTCTTGAGACTTAATGCTTTGCACTAGCACCCTTGTCCAAAATAGACCTTCCAGCCCACTCATTCCTAGGCCTCCAAACAACATCAACAGCTACAAATAAACCGCATAATAGCTTTTTTGCAAGTAGAGATAATAACAACATAACAGTCCTAAACAGAACAGCTATTACAACATGAACGACTAACATCACAACAGCTAACATCACATTTGTTTCTGTCATTAATCACTGATGTAATCTAAGTCCATGCAAAGTAAAGCTAGATTTGTTTTCTCAGTCTAATTTGAGTCACAGAGTGACTGTGATAAGCTAATGGTTGCATTATAAGGAacagggatatttcagctggttatatgCACTGTATCTAGGGTGGTATCGTCACTTCGTTTAGAGTCcaaaataagcgacttcactttcagaaaaaaaaaacaaaaaaaacccagcaacCCGCAACTAGAAAAAataagcccaaagtcgcatgaaagcTGCTTGGCAACAGTAAGCGCAGGTCAAAGCGTTGAGGGGGAAAAAGCGCGGAGAGCGctgcgggggaaaaaaacattaacgcCATTAACACACGTTAAAAATGTTGCAGTCGGGGTCACTTTAAGCtgtggctttttttgttgttgctgctgttgttacTTTCAAACCTCTTGCATTCTCGAAACCATGTGAAAGTTATGTTGTTGAAACTTGCCGAAGCTTGGTGTCTGCAGTAGGAAATTTAAACCTAGCTAGTTCCTGCCCTCTTCACTAGttactttccaaaaaaaactgtatttattagAAGTACAGGGATATTCTTACCTGTATGTTGCCCGAAACACACAGTCTCCACTGCACTGTTAAAAATAACGTCTTCGGCGCCGAACCAGAGTAAAGTGTGCACAAGATGGCGCCTGCCAACTTCCGGCTAAGCCTAGTGATatcatccacttcctggttgAAATATAACTGTTGGAACTGTTTTGCTATTGCTAAAACGTTTAGTTTGACAGATGTTTGACCTGGTCTAGTCCTGTTTCGGACCATTTTCACCCTTATTTAGTCAGCTTGGGTGTTTTCCACAAACTAATTTAGttgtaaaattattaaaatgtgaaaataatgaACGTTCCCTTGTCTCATGTTCACCGCCCCCTAGTGACTGAATTAAGAATTgtggtcatttattttttttccgcTGTAAAGTTTGTTTGTAAAGGCctcaaataaaatactttataaaaCCAATAATTACTAATTACTGATTACACTAAAACACTGTTTTGGGgaaatttatattaataaacaaACTGGAATACTCAAACAACTAACTTTTATTGTGCTGTTTAAATTCTTAGCATTTGCCTTACATTTGCAAAATACTTTAGTAAAACATGGGTATTTATAAATCTCTTAAAAGCTACTTAATCCACGACATGGCATATAGTTGTAAGATGTTAGAACAGAATTAACTAAACAGGACAATAGAAAATTAGTGTACAAAAATCATTAAGCTacacataaaataacaaaatacatcTTTTTTACATCAATTTTAAGCACAATTCCTGTGTAAAAACAGGAAGGGAAGGGACATTAAAAACTTCATCTTATGAATATGAAATTTACCCATCAGGTAACAAAACATATTGGTCTTTCATTGCATTAAAATTTTACGATGAAATTggaaattaaaatttttcatCCGCTTCACTGAAAGGGGGGTTGTGAAATGAGTTAAATGATGTAAattgaaataattaatttaatttgttgaaaCATATAACATGTctgatttgacagattttgaatTTGTAAAGGGTGCCCAACTGGAGCCCACCTATTGCCCATGCTTGGTCTAGCCCATTTCCTGCCCACATGAGTCTTGTGGGCAGTAGATGGGTTTCCCACATGGGTCCCAGCAACAGAGCCCACTCTGAGCCCATGCCCAGGTGAAGCCCATCTAGCCCAGGTGAGGCCCATATGGGCCCACCTGGACGTGTTTGCTGGGACACGTGCAACTTACagattaacttatttttaaatccgctgaatgtttaaaatgacattcTTGTCAGTAGTATAACGTCACCTTGTGGGGATTTGGTATAAAAAGTTGTTTAAGTAAATAGTGTAAcacttcaataaaatattaaccacTTGGTCTCacagaaatatgtaaaataacCACAAATATGCAACATTTCAATCCAAAATTAATATGGAAAATTCTTAGTACCTTAagggaaatttaaatatataaaaaaatctatcgAAAATAGAGTAGAAGAACGTGAGCTGCTGGCAGGAAGGATCTTCTGGAGCTTTCATCCTAAAGAACACGAAGAAGTCCCTTGCTCTGTTGATTCTTCACTGTGTTTTGGAGAGGAGTGAAGTTATCTTCGGCAGCTTATGCAGCTTTCTTTTCTGGACAATCAGCTCAGCGGTTCCAGTAGAGGATCCACAGCACAGGACCAGCTTTCTGGATCGATTTTTTTCAGCAAATGAGCCAAAATTTGCACTTTCTAAAACAGACTTAGAAAAGATAGGCAATGCAGCGTATCTAGCTATTGCTTAGATTGGACCTCAGTTTTCTTATGAATAAGAATCTCCATCTATAGGCTATTCAATAAGGGAGATTGTAACTCTTgtttagtaaaaatgtaatcaaaaattTCCAtcgtggagagaaaaaacactgAGGAACTCCTGTGAAAGCCGCTATAGATGCTTTTCTAGCCCAGACAGGGAacagtttaactttttaattagcATCTTTTGTATGACAAATAGGAAATATATGAGGCACTCTATCCCCGTGgcagtatttgtatttatttgtgagtgaagataaatcaattaaatcaataaaaaaatctttatttctcTGTTAGTGTCAGGGTCTagttttgatttgggtttttatttactattgttcagttcttcctcctgtctgggtttagttAGGTTCTGGCTTTTGTTATGGTTAGTTCTGTTTCCTCTtaccactcccactcagccttctactacagttagtcacacctgccagccactaattagccagactcacttcacctgccagcctccctacttaagcctcactctgctgtcacttctttgccggtccgtcatcattcaaCACCCTCTCTATGCCTGTCTGCTTGTTTGCCTTTTGgaaccctgccacctctgcttctcATTCAAGGTTAGTTCTGTTATCAAGCTCTGATTGACCCGGTGCCGAACTGTGGACTCCTGCTGCTGCGCTCTGGCTGACTCAGTGTTGTGCTGTGggtctctgccgtgctgtggggtctctgccgtgctgtggggtctctgccgtgctgtggggtctctgccgtgctgtggggtctctgccgtgctgtggggtctctgccgtgctgtggatccGCTACAAGTCTTCCATCACTCACATCATGTCTGACTGCCCCTGTCCTCCCATCTTGGTCTCGGCTCTGAACCTGCCAGCCAGCCCCTGCATCCTTCTTCTCCGCCTGTGATCAGACTCTGGCTCTACATGTCATCACCATCCACCACCTGCAATAAACTTTCTTAAAAtttactctgtgtgtgcgtgttgtgtccgggttcatccaaaaaCAAATCGTGACAGTTGGCTTCAAAAATATGTACTGTTCACTAAAATCAAGACACATATAGACAGTAATCCTATAGTGAAGGTGGTTTTTGCTTGATGGGTTTTGcttgatgagaaaaataaactttgcttcTATATTTTTGGTTTACAGCATGTGATTGTCTTTTGTTCCACTAAAAACACATAATGTAATAAAACTCACGTCTCtacaataaactatcatgtTGCAACGTAAAACtgtcttgaataaaaaaaaaaaaaaagacatctctacactttattttttttcttcaggcttCCATTATGTTACatcaatgcttttattttgaaatgttttcatgcaCTTCCGGGCCAGCCGTGAAACCGTCTTTATCTTTTAATCCGAaggagaaaatggaaaatgaatTGGCGAAATCCAAAAACgggcttttttttatatatataatctttGGTGGCACTAAAATTATCTCTAAAACCATTAACAGATGTTAAATGGTAGTTCACCAGCAGGTGTCAGCCAAcatcattttctgaaaattctttttttaatatgttggTACCTAATGCGaaataaatccttaaaaaatCAACGGTTCTGAAAATATCAACGGATCTCCAAGAGTGCCTTCTCTAAGCACTTGATTATTTTCATAGTCATTGATAAAACggttttagagaaaaaaaaaataactttatagtCTTGTACATGTAAATTTGAATGTCTTGTATACAgttcaaaatcgcctggatttttaccaaactgaaatgtttagacTCCATATGATCAACAAATGTCCACATTTCCATTGGCCTagaacaatatttgtggaaaatacattgatttctccattttacaaacttttaaaaaatcagagtgtaTTGCAAGGGTAAAGACCCTGCAATACCGTGTCTTTACCCTTGTTCAAAtctaaactcaaaacccacatgttcaagattaccttttcattaagattttatattactttcctgtgtgtagtttgtgttgtttcttttaattatgatgatgttgcttttaccacttattgtttttacctgtacaGTGACCTTgcgtgttttgaaaggcgcttgaaataaaatgtattattattattattattatcatcatcatgtTTCCTGTTGCTTTGTTACTCTGCCATATTTTGTTCCATCATTCATCCTCATGGTTTGTTTGCCTGCCATGTTCACCATGTCTGTTATAACATTTGATCTAATTGTATTATTAAAAGCAACACTTGCTGGTTTTTCTGCATTGGGGTCCTTCTTCAACCAAAAACATAGCAATTTACTTTGGACAGGAAAACAAGTTTTCCATCAATTTCCAGTTCATGGCATTTTTATAGTTTCTTGAATTGCTGGGTTTCTCATCCATCTAAGATTGACTTTTATCATGATGCACTATTGTTCTATAACTGAAAAAGATCATATTAAATAACTAATTAAAGGCCCCAGATGAACACAACATTCATGCCTTTAATgtatctacacacacacacatgtatagAATGAAATGATTGTTCAAATAAATGATTCCTTCTTCTTTTATCCACCTGTTTTTTTACTGGGGTTTAATTTAAtgttgtgtgattttttttttgcagcacatATTTTCTGTATATAAATTGAGTGTAAAAGTATATTGATTTTGCAGACAATTTAATATCTCTCTTATGTCCCTGTTTGAAAGTAACTACTCCACAGGTATGTTAGCAATCACACAGTTAACCAACCGAATCAGCCAATCTGATCTAATCTTTTCAACCACAGACCTTGTTTGACCAGACTCAGTTAGACTTCACCTTAGTCAGCTTTATCAAGGCTATCATTTTCTGTTCGCTCTCTCTTCTATAAAGAAACTAATAGAATCTAGATTTCCATTCAAGAAAAATACTGATCAATTTCTAACACTTCTTAAAGTATGGCTTTCAAAATCCTTtgcaatttatttgttttttaccatAGTGGTCAATGAAGAGCTCAAGTTTGCACAGTGGGTGTCAAGGAAGTTTTAACACAGTACAATCTTGGATGCGTATTCATCTTCCACAAATTTTCCTTATATTTTTTTGACATTACATCCACaaagttaaatatattttttaggaATTTTGTTACAGACAAAGACAAAGCAGTGCATAGTTGTAATGCAGAAGGGAAATAATACACTAAAAATCCTTTACATCCTCTAAAAAACAGAGTCCAGTTGTATATaatctaacgactcctcgttacagaggagtggaccagtttcgggttaatctgctgtcttaatgacttcaacgaccgcccattactaaggggtagacctgtttcggttgaatttgcatgttatctaagccattacaggcctttgttgggcagtagtataaagcttggtactcatcattactccagactttttgaattcagaaagcttcctggagaggaagcgaaatgtttttctgctttgttttttactttctttggaatgaccatgacctggatgactgagaatcttcaccagcataatcTCAGTGAAAATCTAGCTTTCCAAGGTCTGAAAAAGAACATTGTTGAACAAACAGGATCTTGAAAACCAAAGAACGCCACAAGAAGGAAGTTGTGGAgaaattaaaggtatactatgcaaccggggttgattttccagcgaggctcccccaagagggtgaaagtaaaagtgcactgtcataaagatgctcagctgttcttctggtttctccgtcaagccaggcgcggttgttttgagtttagcagacaggcgaacgcaacgaaaagtaaaaaaaaaacggcagtacaatcaatgactaacacagtgaaagtacgAACATCAgggcttcccgcagcgctatgttggcgaggcagccgcctcgccaaactcacgctaccgcctcgccaacattccaaaaaaaaaaaaaaaaactcgatatgcttgcatgtttatttgacgttaacacgcggttctttgttgttgcttttgcacatgcatatagtgaatggcagggcaaaaacacatggatacgtcccccccaccccccgctccgcgcaaaacttgtcgcCCCCTCAATTCACCATCCTCGCCAAAGCACattcctgcgggaaaccctgcacacacagagagagaaaccattccaatgttacttacaatcgcatcagcagaaacgcgaggtctgcgtcagccttgcagccttctttttcttttagctctcaccattctgaaaaagcttgcccgatgttcacccgtgtacgactcctctctctgtccagggcccttttcctctttcttgcctgctccgacatgggctttcgctgttttctcgctggttccgccataataactgcacaaatattgcCATTGCGCTCGGTCCTGCTGAGCAActagcatgcctttcactgggggcgtgtagcagttctcgccgtaaagcaagaccgactctcgcgatgcacacgagacttctgagcctgttggttcgggccgagggctcctgcaattgcaagtacggtatttcccccactgaccaccagggcggccgagaaaaccttagtttgacctgaaatgactcatttaatcatccaaaacggtatggaacacattcattaactgaaaaatgttgcatagtatgcctttaaaggcaGGGTTTGGTTATGGTAAAAAATTGCAAACATTGAACATCTGTTCAAAGCTTACTCTGTAAATGGGATCAGTATGGAACAACTGTGagcctaccaagacatggtggTCCTCCTAAACTGACAGGTTGGGCCAGGAGAGCTTTAGCTAAAGAATCTGCCGAAGAGGCCTAAGTAACTCTGGGAGAACTGCAGACATCCACTGCTGAGGTATCTTGAAAAGAAACTCCTATTTTGCATCCCATAAATCTGGATTTTAGAGTTACAAGAAGACAGcattttgttaaaagaaagccataaaaacCTCAATTTGCAGTGTTGGGGACACAGGTGATAGGCATTCTGCtcttagaataaaacaaaatgtttgttctgcatttaaaatactATCTATAGAGGCAATTTAACATTGCACAGCACCCTAAATATACCAAGCCCACGACAAGAAGTTGCAAGACTTGAAATTGATGCTCCCAGAAAGTTTCTTtgcagtctgactgagcttgagctgttacTCAAAGAAGAATCAGCAAAATGTTTAGCCTTTATATGTGCAAAGTTGCGGCAGATAGAATATTTTCAGCTGCAATTACAACTTATTTTGATTGGGAGAGTTGACAccaaacttaaaatgtttttataattttccttttatttcaaaGATAATTACTAGGTTTTGttctgtcacattaaatcccaaGAGGTTTGTGATTATTCAGTGAAATAATTTGAAAGGTTCACAATGGATGAAGACTTCTGCAAACCTCTGTAACACTAGAAAAGCTGAGttagcaaaaaagaaaactattt contains:
- the LOC118567096 gene encoding uncharacterized protein LOC118567096, with product MAQCGNSGDTLSFIPESFPLKTVREVEVMEEKLSDQSFMSELVTAVADIGGSTVDEATRRMMVFTMDHDLSRQYNFVGRNGKQEFRTLKLFEVIFACRSPLWSCLSDTCLSGNPSPWTVSPCAEPGPNLNPTSDIPVAGSLAPTLMNPDCHWIYAPGLPHTDSACWPQLPADASYLQNHLPRTIQPAIRRLPAGKTQAERPESHTSPLL